The Falco peregrinus isolate bFalPer1 chromosome 1, bFalPer1.pri, whole genome shotgun sequence genome has a window encoding:
- the VSIR gene encoding V-type immunoglobulin domain-containing suppressor of T-cell activation isoform X2, producing MEAPSPRAGLLLAALCLLASHGGPAAFLITTPYSLCVCPEGQNVTLTCRVSGPLADRHDLLYKTWYFSSNGDQSCSEKKHIRNITEKELHHDLSRHHEPLGNSTQKSPLEGQASHHGVEFVPDHHGAFHIVVMNLTLQDSGNYCCYAVEARREHGKPHTLQVAHGFVELQIQQGRGGLQNCTFHTATSKDITAAALATGACIVGILCLPLILLLIYKQRQAVSSRRAHELVRMESAQGIENPVFEAVPTASMEPRPQPQLSYMASRQPSESGRHLLSEPSTPLSPPGPGDCFFPTLDPVPDSPNSLKA from the exons GAGGGCCAGCAGCGTTCCTGATCACTACCCCATATTCGCTCTGTGTCTGCCCCGAGGGCCAGAACGTCACCCTGACCTGCCGGGTCAGTGGTCCCCTTGCCGACCGCCACGACCTGCTCTACAAAACCTGGTACTTCAGCAGCAATGGTGACCAGAGCTGCTCTGAGAAGAAGCACATCCGCAACATCACTGAGAAAGAGCTGCACCACGACCTGAGCAGGCACCATGAGCCACTGGGCAACAGCACCCAAAAATCTCCCCTTGAGGGCCAAGCCAGCCATCACGGGGTGGAGTTTGTCCCCGACCACCATGGTGCCTTCCACATCGTGGTGATGAACCTGACGCTGCAGGACAGTGGGAATTACTGCTGCTATGCTGTGGAGGCCAGGAGGGAGCACGGCAAGCCCCACACCCTGCAGGTCGCTCATGGCTTTGTGGAGCTGCAGATTCAGCAAG gcagaggagggcttCAAAACTGCACGTTTCACACTGCCACCAGCAaag ATATCACAGCTGCCGCGCTGGCAACGGGCGCCTGCATCGTGGGcatcctctgcctgcccctcaTCTTGCTCCTGATTTACAAGCAGAGACAAGCTGTCAGCAGCAGAC GTGCCCATGAGCTCGTCAGAATGGAGAG CGCCCAGGGCATCGAAAACCCTGTCTTCGAGGCGGTCCCCACGGCGAGCATGGAGCCGCGGCCCCAACCCCAGCTCTCCTACATGGCCAGCCGGCAGCCCTCTGAGTCTGGCCGGCACTTGCTCTCTGAGCCCAGcacccccctgtccccccctgGCCCCGGGGACTGCTTCTTCCCAACACTGG ATCCTGTTCCCGACTCACCAAATTCCTTGAAAGCCTAA
- the VSIR gene encoding V-type immunoglobulin domain-containing suppressor of T-cell activation isoform X1: protein MEAPSPRAGLLLAALCLLASHGGPAAFLITTPYSLCVCPEGQNVTLTCRVSGPLADRHDLLYKTWYFSSNGDQSCSEKKHIRNITEKELHHDLSRHHEPLGNSTQKSPLEGQASHHGVEFVPDHHGAFHIVVMNLTLQDSGNYCCYAVEARREHGKPHTLQVAHGFVELQIQQGRGGLQNCTFHTATSKDITAAALATGACIVGILCLPLILLLIYKQRQAVSSRRAHELVRMESSAQGIENPVFEAVPTASMEPRPQPQLSYMASRQPSESGRHLLSEPSTPLSPPGPGDCFFPTLDPVPDSPNSLKA, encoded by the exons GAGGGCCAGCAGCGTTCCTGATCACTACCCCATATTCGCTCTGTGTCTGCCCCGAGGGCCAGAACGTCACCCTGACCTGCCGGGTCAGTGGTCCCCTTGCCGACCGCCACGACCTGCTCTACAAAACCTGGTACTTCAGCAGCAATGGTGACCAGAGCTGCTCTGAGAAGAAGCACATCCGCAACATCACTGAGAAAGAGCTGCACCACGACCTGAGCAGGCACCATGAGCCACTGGGCAACAGCACCCAAAAATCTCCCCTTGAGGGCCAAGCCAGCCATCACGGGGTGGAGTTTGTCCCCGACCACCATGGTGCCTTCCACATCGTGGTGATGAACCTGACGCTGCAGGACAGTGGGAATTACTGCTGCTATGCTGTGGAGGCCAGGAGGGAGCACGGCAAGCCCCACACCCTGCAGGTCGCTCATGGCTTTGTGGAGCTGCAGATTCAGCAAG gcagaggagggcttCAAAACTGCACGTTTCACACTGCCACCAGCAaag ATATCACAGCTGCCGCGCTGGCAACGGGCGCCTGCATCGTGGGcatcctctgcctgcccctcaTCTTGCTCCTGATTTACAAGCAGAGACAAGCTGTCAGCAGCAGAC GTGCCCATGAGCTCGTCAGAATGGAGAG CAGCGCCCAGGGCATCGAAAACCCTGTCTTCGAGGCGGTCCCCACGGCGAGCATGGAGCCGCGGCCCCAACCCCAGCTCTCCTACATGGCCAGCCGGCAGCCCTCTGAGTCTGGCCGGCACTTGCTCTCTGAGCCCAGcacccccctgtccccccctgGCCCCGGGGACTGCTTCTTCCCAACACTGG ATCCTGTTCCCGACTCACCAAATTCCTTGAAAGCCTAA